In the Candidatus Binataceae bacterium genome, one interval contains:
- a CDS encoding molybdopterin-dependent oxidoreductase, which produces MSEGLSRRSFIKLAATAGAAAAIPGCEPAARNLIPYVVPDENVIPGMPTFYATVCTECPAGCGLVARVREGRVIKLEGNPADPISQGSTCARGQAGLQEVYNPDRLSRPQRRAQGGSFEAVGWDESLKGFNERLASAAKAGKDRVAFISGPLGPTQSKIAQVWLAAYNSTRMVTYQRLADNAARAAAKASFGRDDLPIYRIDQADALISFGADFLSTWGSPVEFHRQYAAFRTPKQRRGQLTLARATYVGPAMTMTAAKCDEWVPTAPGDEAAIAMSVLNVLVKQGWVSRNSGVDLDALRKLTADFDPASVAQKTGVSAEAIMRMGEAFGQSESAVAMAGTDDPALHNAVAILNAVTGNVGKTVVFADGAPAAPSSPEDISALVKAMAAGEVDALVIAGGNPMFTMPVAQKFSQALGKVGFVAWLGTVPDETAAAAHLLLPIDHALETWFDLEPRAGVRGLGQPVMARVFDSRPLGDVLLASARAGGATADKVPWENMADAVNAAWQDLAKANGGAFDEFWEKARRSGGYYSEAKAAGVKLDSKALETSAPAPQAATGLTLFAVPHIFFYDGRGANQPWLQEIPEPVEQIVWDSWVQIHPDTARSLGISQNGILELTSEAGTISVPALVSEHVRPGVLAVPTGQGHTAYGRYANGKGANVWSVLPQWSLAVAVKARPTGDVRKLVSPLFRADQMERGIVQTISIDDLAKGVLPPSDEPKPPQPYELYAPFDYPVHKWAMTVDTNACTGCSACVAACYAENNLHVVGKDDVERGRIMSWIRVERYFPPKEKADEAPLMQVTPMLCQQCDRAPCEPVCPVFASAHTKEGLNQQIYNRCVGTRYCNNNCPYKVRRFNWSLPEWEEPLNLQLNPDVGVRGAGVMEKCSFCIQRITYAELNALIEKRPVRDGEIQPACVQACPSKAMTFGDENDPQSAMMQRRVNNKLRRYLVLEEINVGPNVTYLRDIYQTKGKA; this is translated from the coding sequence ATGTCAGAGGGCTTGTCCAGGCGGTCGTTTATCAAGCTCGCCGCCACCGCCGGAGCAGCGGCGGCGATACCGGGATGCGAGCCGGCCGCCCGCAACCTGATTCCGTACGTCGTCCCCGACGAAAATGTGATTCCCGGCATGCCGACCTTCTACGCGACGGTATGCACCGAGTGTCCTGCCGGCTGCGGCCTGGTCGCGCGAGTGCGCGAGGGCCGGGTGATCAAGTTGGAGGGCAACCCCGCCGATCCCATAAGCCAGGGGTCGACTTGCGCTCGCGGCCAGGCCGGGCTGCAGGAAGTCTACAATCCCGACCGTCTGTCCAGGCCTCAGCGTCGCGCGCAGGGCGGATCCTTCGAGGCGGTCGGATGGGATGAATCGCTAAAGGGCTTCAACGAGCGGCTTGCCAGCGCTGCCAAGGCGGGCAAGGACCGCGTCGCATTTATCAGCGGACCGCTGGGCCCGACCCAGAGCAAAATCGCGCAAGTTTGGCTCGCAGCCTACAATTCGACCCGGATGGTGACCTACCAGCGGCTCGCGGACAATGCGGCGCGCGCCGCGGCCAAGGCCAGTTTCGGGCGTGACGATCTGCCTATCTACCGTATCGACCAAGCCGACGCGCTTATCTCGTTCGGCGCGGACTTCCTGAGCACTTGGGGCTCGCCCGTCGAGTTCCATCGCCAGTATGCCGCTTTCCGCACCCCCAAACAGCGCCGCGGGCAGTTGACCCTGGCGCGCGCCACCTACGTCGGCCCTGCGATGACCATGACGGCAGCCAAGTGCGACGAATGGGTCCCCACGGCGCCGGGGGACGAAGCCGCCATCGCGATGAGCGTGCTCAACGTGCTGGTCAAGCAGGGATGGGTGTCGCGCAACTCCGGCGTCGACCTCGACGCGCTGCGCAAGCTGACCGCGGATTTCGACCCCGCAAGCGTGGCGCAGAAGACCGGCGTCTCGGCCGAAGCGATCATGCGGATGGGCGAGGCGTTCGGGCAGTCGGAGAGCGCCGTCGCGATGGCTGGCACCGACGACCCGGCGCTGCACAACGCGGTCGCCATCCTCAACGCGGTAACCGGAAACGTCGGCAAGACCGTGGTCTTCGCCGACGGCGCGCCGGCGGCTCCCAGTTCGCCCGAGGATATCTCGGCGCTGGTCAAGGCGATGGCGGCGGGGGAGGTCGACGCGCTGGTAATCGCGGGCGGCAATCCGATGTTCACGATGCCGGTCGCGCAGAAATTCAGCCAGGCGCTCGGCAAGGTAGGTTTCGTCGCCTGGCTGGGAACCGTACCCGACGAGACCGCTGCTGCGGCTCATCTGCTCCTCCCGATCGACCACGCGCTGGAGACGTGGTTCGACCTCGAGCCGCGGGCGGGCGTGCGCGGCCTTGGGCAGCCCGTGATGGCGCGGGTGTTCGACTCGCGGCCGCTCGGCGACGTGCTGCTGGCCTCGGCTCGTGCCGGCGGCGCGACGGCCGACAAGGTACCGTGGGAGAACATGGCCGACGCGGTCAACGCTGCATGGCAGGACCTTGCCAAGGCCAACGGCGGCGCCTTTGACGAATTCTGGGAGAAGGCGCGCCGCTCCGGCGGTTACTATTCAGAGGCAAAGGCGGCCGGGGTCAAACTCGACAGCAAGGCGCTCGAAACGAGCGCACCTGCGCCCCAGGCGGCGACGGGCCTCACGCTTTTCGCCGTGCCGCACATCTTTTTCTATGACGGCCGTGGCGCCAACCAACCGTGGCTCCAGGAGATTCCCGAGCCGGTCGAACAGATCGTCTGGGATTCCTGGGTGCAGATACATCCGGACACCGCGCGCAGCCTCGGCATTTCGCAAAATGGAATCCTCGAGCTGACCTCAGAGGCCGGAACGATCTCCGTGCCCGCGCTGGTCTCCGAGCACGTCCGGCCGGGTGTGCTCGCAGTGCCGACCGGTCAGGGCCATACCGCTTACGGACGCTACGCCAACGGCAAGGGCGCGAACGTCTGGTCGGTGCTGCCGCAGTGGAGCCTGGCGGTCGCCGTCAAGGCGCGTCCGACCGGCGACGTACGCAAGCTGGTCTCGCCGCTCTTCAGGGCCGACCAGATGGAGCGCGGCATCGTCCAGACCATCAGTATCGACGATCTCGCCAAGGGCGTGCTGCCGCCGTCGGACGAACCCAAGCCGCCGCAGCCCTACGAACTGTACGCGCCGTTCGATTACCCCGTGCACAAATGGGCGATGACCGTCGATACGAACGCGTGCACCGGATGCAGCGCGTGCGTCGCGGCGTGTTATGCGGAAAACAATCTGCACGTGGTCGGCAAGGACGACGTCGAACGCGGCCGCATCATGTCGTGGATCCGGGTGGAGCGCTATTTCCCGCCCAAGGAAAAGGCGGACGAGGCGCCCCTCATGCAAGTCACGCCGATGCTCTGCCAGCAGTGCGACCGCGCGCCTTGCGAACCGGTATGCCCGGTTTTCGCCTCCGCGCACACCAAGGAAGGACTCAACCAGCAGATTTACAACCGCTGCGTCGGCACGCGCTATTGCAACAACAACTGTCCGTACAAGGTGCGGCGTTTCAACTGGTCGCTGCCCGAGTGGGAGGAGCCGCTCAACCTGCAGCTCAATCCCGACGTCGGAGTGCGCGGCGCGGGGGTGATGGAGAAGTGCTCGTTCTGCATCCAGCGCATCACGTACGCGGAGCTCAACGCGCTCATCGAAAAGCGTCCGGTCCGCGACGGCGAAATTCAGCCGGCCTGCGTGCAGGCCTGTCCGTCCAAGGCGATGACTTTCGGCGACGAGAACGATCCGCAGAGCGCGATGATGCAGCGGCGCGTCAACAACAAGCTTCGCCGCTACCTGGTCCTCGAAGAGATCAACGTCGGACCCAACGTGACCTATCTGCGCGATATCTATCAGACGAAAGGAAAAGCGTAA
- a CDS encoding cytochrome c3 family protein, whose amino-acid sequence MNLNLNRTLLTLALVMFAAGVSTIAFSQRPWAPRYDVQQPIPFSHRIHAGVNKIPCQYCHEYARRSSTSGVPPVQRCVGCHGSQKSGGLLPVTRPWTDNTQSNFEIRWNRVYTLPDFVRFTHRPHINAGVACQTCHGPVETMERIQPVHEINMGFCLDCHTKRGATQDCYVCHH is encoded by the coding sequence ATGAATCTGAATTTGAACCGCACTTTGCTTACGCTTGCGCTGGTGATGTTCGCTGCCGGGGTCAGCACGATTGCCTTCTCGCAGCGGCCGTGGGCTCCCCGTTACGACGTCCAGCAGCCGATTCCCTTCAGCCACCGCATCCATGCCGGGGTCAACAAGATTCCCTGCCAGTACTGTCATGAATATGCGCGGCGCTCCTCGACTTCGGGCGTGCCGCCCGTGCAGCGCTGCGTCGGATGCCACGGCAGCCAGAAGAGCGGCGGATTGCTGCCGGTGACTCGTCCGTGGACCGATAACACGCAGTCCAATTTCGAAATTCGCTGGAACCGCGTCTACACCCTGCCCGATTTCGTGCGCTTTACCCATCGGCCCCATATCAATGCGGGCGTCGCCTGCCAGACCTGCCACGGTCCGGTCGAGACGATGGAACGGATACAGCCCGTGCACGAGATCAACATGGGGTTCTGCCTCGATTGTCATACCAAGCGCGGAGCCACCCAGGACTGCTACGTCTGCCACCACTAG
- a CDS encoding LL-diaminopimelate aminotransferase, with protein sequence MQIKPAARIGLLPPYLFAELDRLKKEVQQRGVDVISLGIGDPDLPTPDHIIARLQAAAADPVNHRYPDYEGLERFRAAAAGWYRRRFEVRLDPAREVCALLGSKEGIANFPTAVVDPGDIVLIPDPGYPVYYSGCVFNGGEPYFMGLSKQNAFLPDLAAIPAEVARRAKLMWINYPNNPTAATAERSFLKDAVDFCLKHDIILAHDFAYSEIAFDGYRAPSVLEIDGARDCAVEFHSLSKTYSMTGWRVGFVVGNAAAVGALGRVKTNIDSGVFQAVQEAAIAALEGGEETLHEYCAIYQQRRDLMVDAVRGLGLECAKPRATFYLWAEVPKGYTSVSFTERLIEETGVVITPGSGFGKGGEGFVRFSLTVANDRLKEAVDRIKALRF encoded by the coding sequence GTGCAGATAAAGCCCGCCGCCAGAATCGGACTGCTGCCTCCGTATCTATTCGCCGAACTCGACCGTCTGAAAAAAGAGGTCCAACAACGGGGCGTCGACGTGATCAGCCTCGGCATCGGCGATCCCGACCTGCCGACGCCTGACCACATCATCGCGCGCTTACAGGCCGCCGCAGCCGATCCGGTCAACCATCGCTATCCCGACTACGAGGGACTCGAGCGCTTTCGCGCCGCGGCCGCCGGATGGTACCGGCGCCGCTTCGAGGTGCGGCTCGATCCCGCCCGCGAGGTTTGCGCGCTGCTCGGCTCCAAGGAAGGAATCGCCAATTTTCCCACGGCGGTGGTCGATCCGGGCGATATCGTGCTGATTCCGGATCCGGGCTACCCGGTTTATTATTCAGGATGCGTGTTCAATGGCGGCGAGCCCTACTTCATGGGGCTCAGCAAGCAGAACGCCTTCCTGCCGGACCTGGCAGCGATTCCGGCCGAGGTCGCGCGCCGGGCCAAGCTGATGTGGATCAACTACCCGAACAATCCGACCGCCGCGACCGCCGAGCGCTCGTTTCTGAAGGATGCGGTGGATTTCTGCCTCAAGCACGACATCATCCTCGCCCACGACTTCGCCTACTCCGAAATCGCCTTTGACGGCTATCGCGCGCCGAGCGTGCTCGAAATCGACGGCGCGCGCGACTGCGCGGTCGAGTTCCATTCGCTCTCCAAGACCTATTCGATGACCGGATGGCGGGTGGGATTCGTGGTCGGCAATGCGGCGGCGGTGGGGGCGCTCGGCCGGGTCAAGACCAATATCGACTCGGGCGTCTTTCAGGCCGTGCAGGAGGCGGCGATCGCCGCGCTCGAGGGCGGCGAGGAGACGCTGCACGAGTACTGCGCCATCTACCAGCAACGGCGCGACCTGATGGTCGATGCGGTGCGGGGCCTGGGGCTCGAATGCGCCAAGCCGCGCGCGACCTTTTATCTCTGGGCCGAGGTTCCCAAGGGCTACACCTCGGTTTCGTTTACCGAGCGCTTGATCGAGGAAACGGGCGTGGTGATAACGCCAGGCTCGGGATTCGGCAAGGGTGGCGAGGGCTTCGTTCGCTTTTCGTTGACGGTGGCGAACGATCGGTTGAAAGAGGCTGTGGATCGAATCAAGGCGCTGCGGTTTTAG
- the folK gene encoding 2-amino-4-hydroxy-6-hydroxymethyldihydropteridine diphosphokinase has product MPHRAFIGLGTNLGDRAANYREAVQRIAALPTTRVVRQSSVYETEPVGDIKGAFINGVVEVETELAPDAIMRRLLAIERLMGRKRVRGKKPASSRAKYRPRIIDLDLLFFDNEIIDTRTLKVPHPRLHERRFVLAPMSELAPALIHPKLNASISEMLAALKSPYRVTLARADLLRAPSAVGGGVASR; this is encoded by the coding sequence ATGCCCCATCGGGCTTTCATCGGTTTAGGTACCAATCTCGGCGACAGGGCGGCCAATTATCGCGAGGCCGTTCAGCGCATCGCCGCACTGCCCACGACGCGGGTGGTCCGCCAATCCTCGGTCTATGAAACCGAGCCCGTCGGCGACATCAAGGGCGCGTTCATCAACGGCGTGGTCGAAGTCGAGACCGAGCTTGCGCCCGACGCGATAATGCGCCGGCTGCTCGCGATCGAACGCCTGATGGGGCGCAAGCGCGTGCGCGGCAAGAAGCCCGCGTCGAGCCGGGCCAAGTACCGTCCGCGGATTATCGATCTCGACTTGCTTTTTTTCGACAACGAGATTATCGACACCCGCACGCTCAAGGTGCCGCATCCGCGGCTGCACGAGCGCCGTTTCGTGCTCGCCCCGATGAGCGAGCTTGCGCCCGCGCTGATCCATCCGAAGCTCAATGCTTCGATTTCGGAAATGCTCGCCGCGCTCAAATCACCGTATCGGGTTACGCTGGCGCGGGCGGACCTGCTCAGGGCGCCGTCCGCCGTTGGGGGAGGGGTGGCTTCGCGATGA
- the fsa gene encoding fructose-6-phosphate aldolase, whose protein sequence is MKFFIDTADVNEVREAATWGLVDGVTTNPSLIAKTGRPYADVLREICEAVDGPVSAEVVATEAPAMLEEGERLARLHPNIVVKCPLIIEGLKATRALSNRGIRVNVTLVFSPLQGLAAAKCGATYLSPFVGRLDDIGHDGIAMIDQLVRILRNYGYPTQVLVASIRTPTHLLRAAEMGAHVATLPFAVMKQIVHHPLTDIGLEKFLADWRATKQKI, encoded by the coding sequence ATGAAATTCTTTATCGATACGGCCGATGTCAACGAGGTCCGCGAGGCCGCAACCTGGGGTCTGGTCGATGGCGTCACCACCAACCCAAGCCTCATCGCCAAGACCGGCCGACCCTACGCCGATGTTCTGCGCGAGATCTGCGAGGCGGTGGACGGCCCGGTGAGCGCCGAAGTCGTGGCGACCGAGGCGCCGGCGATGCTCGAGGAGGGCGAGCGGCTTGCGCGCCTGCATCCCAACATCGTGGTGAAATGCCCGCTCATCATCGAGGGGCTGAAGGCGACGCGCGCGCTCAGCAATCGCGGGATCAGAGTCAACGTGACGCTGGTTTTCAGTCCGCTGCAGGGGCTCGCGGCGGCGAAGTGCGGCGCGACCTATCTTTCGCCGTTCGTCGGCCGCCTCGACGACATCGGCCACGACGGCATCGCGATGATCGATCAACTGGTGCGCATCCTGCGCAATTACGGCTACCCGACGCAGGTGCTGGTGGCCTCGATTCGCACGCCGACCCATCTGCTGCGCGCGGCCGAGATGGGCGCGCACGTCGCGACCTTGCCCTTTGCGGTGATGAAGCAGATCGTGCATCATCCGCTGACCGACATCGGGCTGGAAAAATTTCTCGCCGACTGGCGCGCCACCAAGCAGAAGATCTGA
- a CDS encoding amidase gives MADEAFKLEEATIADIHQAFRRRVLTCRQLVQLYLDRIEMFDRKGPALNSIVTVNHNALAEADRLDELHSRAGTLTGPLHGIPVVVKDQAETKGIVTTFGSIALDGYIPQHDATAIARLKQAGAIVLAKSAMPDFATSWFGFSSKSGETKNPYALDRDPGGSSSGTGAAVAANLGTVGIGEDTGGSIRVPASFNNLFGLRVTPGLISRTGMSPLVVFQDTAGPMTRTVTDAALLLDALAGYDPKDPYTSAYAIAGHTGSYSRHLDRDGLTGARIGVLTQAFGSETEEDAAQVNALVRAAIKKMEESGAEFTEIAIPNLTERILETSLYLLHSRHDIDQFLGARPGLRYRTVGSIHAAKKYHPMLDLFEMIVQGPAHPADDPTYFRKLAAREDFQRDVVNLLAQSGLTAMCFPCVQVLPPTKSAIKLGKWPTMAFPTNTFIASQAWMPSMCVPVGFTSAGIPVGMELVTYPYHEPDLFRLAFAFEQVTHHRKAPEIRRPSELSPD, from the coding sequence ATGGCTGACGAAGCATTCAAACTCGAAGAAGCGACGATCGCCGATATCCATCAGGCGTTTCGCCGGCGGGTGCTTACCTGCCGGCAGCTCGTCCAACTCTACCTCGACCGGATCGAGATGTTTGACCGCAAGGGGCCGGCGCTCAATTCGATCGTGACCGTCAACCACAACGCCCTTGCCGAAGCGGATCGGCTCGACGAGCTCCATTCGCGCGCGGGGACGCTTACCGGGCCGCTGCACGGCATTCCCGTCGTCGTCAAAGATCAGGCCGAGACCAAGGGTATCGTCACGACATTCGGCTCGATCGCACTGGACGGCTATATCCCGCAGCACGACGCGACCGCGATCGCCAGGCTGAAGCAGGCCGGAGCGATCGTCCTGGCGAAATCCGCAATGCCGGACTTTGCGACTTCCTGGTTCGGCTTTTCTTCCAAGAGCGGCGAGACCAAAAATCCCTACGCCCTGGACCGTGATCCGGGTGGTTCGAGCAGCGGAACAGGCGCGGCCGTGGCGGCAAACCTGGGCACGGTCGGAATCGGCGAGGACACGGGCGGCTCAATCCGCGTGCCGGCCAGTTTCAATAACCTCTTTGGCCTCCGCGTCACACCCGGCTTGATCAGCCGAACCGGCATGTCGCCCCTGGTCGTTTTCCAGGATACCGCCGGTCCGATGACGCGCACGGTGACCGATGCCGCGCTGCTGCTCGACGCGCTGGCGGGATACGATCCCAAGGATCCGTACACGTCGGCCTACGCGATCGCCGGGCACACGGGAAGCTATAGCCGGCATCTCGATCGCGACGGCCTGACGGGCGCAAGGATTGGCGTTCTGACGCAGGCGTTCGGAAGCGAGACCGAAGAGGACGCTGCCCAAGTGAACGCATTGGTCAGGGCCGCAATCAAAAAGATGGAGGAGTCGGGGGCCGAGTTCACCGAGATCGCCATACCCAACCTGACGGAGCGTATCCTCGAAACGTCGCTATATCTCTTGCATTCGCGGCACGATATCGACCAGTTCCTCGGGGCGCGGCCGGGACTGCGCTACCGCACCGTCGGCAGCATACATGCGGCAAAGAAGTACCATCCCATGCTCGATCTGTTCGAGATGATCGTGCAGGGCCCGGCGCATCCCGCGGACGACCCGACATATTTTCGCAAGCTGGCGGCGCGCGAGGATTTCCAGCGCGACGTCGTCAACCTGCTCGCGCAAAGCGGGCTGACTGCGATGTGCTTTCCGTGCGTTCAGGTCCTGCCGCCGACCAAGAGCGCGATCAAGCTTGGCAAATGGCCCACGATGGCCTTCCCGACCAACACTTTCATCGCGTCGCAGGCATGGATGCCGTCGATGTGCGTGCCCGTGGGCTTCACCAGCGCGGGCATCCCCGTAGGAATGGAACTGGTCACGTATCCTTATCATGAGCCGGATCTGTTCAGACTGGCATTCGCATTCGAACAGGTCACACACCATCGCAAGGCCCCGGAGATACGACGGCCTAGCGAACTTTCACCTGACTGA
- a CDS encoding cupin domain-containing protein, with the protein MAESPASRMIAVTDIEWKRHDTLAGLRQKELWADPATQRRAALARFEPGATLPMHRHVGDEILYVLEGAIADEAGTVSAGNMGYRPNGCVHTVSSKNGATVLALITGGVEPARETGSAPRSAIFAVSDIPWRDTLPGVRQKPIWEDKAANRRAALALFEPGAAIPRHRHVGEELIYVVEGSLADESGEVATGNTSFRPNGCTHNVSSRNGAIVLLFLWGGIEMV; encoded by the coding sequence ATGGCCGAAAGCCCGGCTTCACGGATGATCGCGGTCACGGATATCGAGTGGAAACGGCACGACACGCTTGCGGGGCTAAGGCAGAAGGAGCTGTGGGCCGACCCCGCCACCCAACGCCGCGCCGCGCTGGCCCGTTTCGAGCCGGGCGCGACTCTGCCGATGCATCGGCACGTCGGGGATGAAATTCTCTACGTCCTCGAGGGCGCGATTGCGGACGAAGCCGGCACGGTCAGCGCCGGCAACATGGGTTACCGGCCAAACGGATGCGTGCATACCGTGAGCAGCAAGAACGGCGCGACCGTGCTGGCCCTCATCACCGGCGGGGTCGAGCCGGCCAGGGAAACGGGCAGCGCGCCGCGCTCGGCGATCTTCGCGGTGAGCGACATCCCCTGGCGCGATACGCTCCCCGGCGTGCGTCAGAAGCCCATCTGGGAGGACAAGGCGGCCAACCGCCGCGCTGCGCTGGCGCTCTTCGAGCCCGGCGCCGCGATTCCGCGCCATCGCCACGTCGGCGAGGAATTGATTTACGTCGTGGAAGGCTCGCTCGCGGACGAGAGCGGCGAAGTGGCGACCGGCAACACGAGCTTCCGGCCCAACGGCTGCACGCACAACGTGAGCAGCAGGAACGGCGCTATCGTGCTCTTGTTCCTGTGGGGCGGAATCGAGATGGTCTAG
- a CDS encoding MBL fold metallo-hydrolase has translation MPITNQQSGTNVNEVAEGIYRISTPIDAIPGGFTFNQYLIAGDEALLFHTGGRGLFPLVREAVASVIPLGRLRYLALSHFEADECGSLNEWLAAAPNAAPLCGRIAALTSVRDFADRPPREMADGQALSLGKHEVRWLDAPHMPHGWECGYLFEGRTRTLFCGDLFTQPGAKPAPLTEGDILGPSEALRSKLDYFSHSRNSRALLEHLAATEPSMLACMHGSAWRGDGAALLHELAAILDRA, from the coding sequence ATGCCGATCACCAATCAGCAGTCGGGAACCAACGTCAACGAAGTGGCGGAGGGGATATACCGGATCAGCACGCCGATCGACGCGATCCCCGGCGGCTTCACTTTCAACCAGTATCTGATCGCCGGGGATGAGGCGCTGCTGTTCCACACGGGAGGGCGCGGGCTCTTCCCGCTCGTGCGCGAGGCGGTTGCCTCGGTCATTCCGCTCGGCCGCCTGCGCTATCTCGCGCTCTCACATTTCGAAGCCGACGAATGCGGCTCGCTCAACGAATGGCTCGCCGCGGCGCCCAACGCCGCTCCGCTATGCGGACGAATCGCCGCGCTGACGTCGGTCCGCGACTTTGCCGACCGTCCGCCGCGCGAGATGGCGGACGGCCAGGCCCTCTCGCTCGGAAAGCATGAGGTCAGATGGCTCGATGCGCCGCATATGCCGCACGGATGGGAATGTGGCTATTTGTTCGAGGGGCGCACGCGCACGCTCTTCTGCGGCGATCTGTTCACGCAGCCGGGCGCGAAACCGGCGCCTCTGACCGAAGGTGACATCCTCGGCCCCAGCGAGGCGTTGCGCTCCAAACTGGACTACTTCTCGCACTCGCGCAATTCGCGCGCGCTGCTCGAGCATCTCGCCGCAACCGAACCGTCAATGCTGGCATGCATGCACGGGAGCGCCTGGCGGGGCGACGGCGCCGCGCTGCTGCACGAACTCGCCGCGATTCTCGATCGCGCCTGA
- a CDS encoding CoA transferase translates to MPDKPRMLEGYRVLDFTQFVAGPTCTRVLAEMGAEVIKVELAPAGDRVRAAGLKPLAPEYKDSSQSTYYFQHNHSKLSFAIDINKPGARELIYSMIPKIDVVVENYAPGIIKKMGFGYEELRKRNPRIIMCSISALGQSGPLAYKVGYDYMGQAYAAITDGVGELDRPPAIFTMAIGDVSTGMSAAMAVGFALLHRERTGEGQYLDASILDTYFHMHEASVPMVSMRGGKYRPTRSGSQHPNGGPTGIFHYQSNQYVFLAVMPHQWPQLVRAMGKPELASDPRFRSARGRRDNNDALKGIIEEWLGGFASRDAALAALDKERVACAPVLSLNEAVEHPHLRARKTVRRVKDRFLGELDIPGVPVKFSAWPDKLDLRAALLGEDNERVLRELTDISDDRIGELYSQGVLVRDPALAAEPQARAS, encoded by the coding sequence ATGCCCGATAAACCGCGGATGCTCGAAGGCTATCGAGTCCTGGATTTCACCCAGTTCGTCGCCGGGCCGACCTGCACGCGCGTGCTCGCCGAGATGGGCGCCGAGGTAATCAAGGTCGAACTTGCGCCGGCCGGCGACCGGGTGCGCGCCGCCGGACTCAAGCCGCTGGCGCCCGAGTACAAGGACTCGAGCCAAAGCACTTATTACTTCCAGCACAATCACAGCAAGCTCAGCTTCGCGATCGACATCAACAAGCCCGGCGCGCGCGAGCTTATCTATTCGATGATCCCGAAGATCGACGTGGTGGTGGAAAACTACGCCCCGGGGATCATCAAGAAGATGGGCTTCGGATACGAAGAACTGCGCAAGCGCAACCCTAGGATCATCATGTGCTCGATCTCGGCGCTGGGACAGAGCGGCCCGCTCGCCTACAAGGTCGGCTACGACTACATGGGACAGGCCTACGCCGCGATCACCGACGGCGTGGGCGAATTGGATCGCCCGCCGGCCATCTTCACGATGGCGATTGGCGACGTGTCCACCGGGATGTCGGCGGCGATGGCGGTCGGCTTCGCGCTGCTCCATCGCGAGCGCACGGGCGAGGGCCAGTACCTCGACGCGTCGATCCTCGACACCTACTTCCACATGCATGAGGCGAGCGTGCCGATGGTTTCGATGCGCGGCGGCAAGTATCGTCCCACGCGCAGCGGCTCGCAGCATCCCAATGGCGGCCCGACCGGAATCTTCCATTACCAGAGCAACCAGTACGTATTTCTCGCCGTGATGCCGCATCAGTGGCCGCAGCTCGTGCGCGCGATGGGCAAGCCGGAACTGGCGAGCGACCCGCGCTTTCGCAGCGCGCGCGGTCGGCGCGACAACAACGACGCGCTCAAGGGGATCATCGAGGAATGGCTCGGCGGGTTTGCCTCGCGCGACGCGGCGCTGGCGGCGCTGGACAAGGAACGGGTCGCCTGCGCGCCTGTGCTCTCGCTCAACGAGGCGGTCGAGCATCCCCATCTGCGTGCGCGCAAAACCGTGCGCCGGGTGAAGGATCGTTTCCTCGGTGAACTCGACATCCCGGGCGTGCCGGTCAAGTTCTCGGCCTGGCCCGACAAGCTTGATCTCCGTGCCGCGCTTTTGGGCGAAGACAACGAGCGTGTTCTGCGCGAGCTGACCGACATCTCCGACGACCGTATCGGGGAGCTCTATTCCCAGGGCGTGCTGGTGCGCGACCCGGCGCTCGCGGCGGAGCCGCAGGCCCGGGCGTCATAA
- the grpE gene encoding nucleotide exchange factor GrpE — protein MSKHKDEKHHHLHEPGAGHGPGHDEHHSGQDGHRSSDPAERPIELNANDAVAAGAEAELREQISLKDKEIAELKDKYLRGLAEADNVRKRMRQQSEETVRLQRESLLRDLLPITDNLERAVDAARGGGNGKPIVEGVEMVLRSLLDFLRNQGVAPRESIGQPFDPQFHEAVDHVESTDYPPNTVINEFHRGYQVGDRMLRPARVSVAKAPSRGEPPPNSRENKGGNGANE, from the coding sequence ATGAGCAAACACAAAGACGAAAAGCATCATCACCTCCACGAGCCAGGGGCCGGACACGGCCCCGGTCACGACGAGCATCACTCTGGTCAGGACGGGCATCGGAGCAGCGATCCTGCTGAACGCCCGATCGAGCTAAACGCTAACGACGCGGTTGCCGCGGGCGCGGAGGCCGAGCTTCGCGAACAAATCTCCCTCAAAGACAAGGAAATCGCCGAGCTCAAGGACAAATACCTGCGCGGCCTGGCCGAGGCTGACAACGTTCGCAAGCGGATGCGCCAGCAGAGCGAAGAAACTGTGCGTCTCCAGCGCGAAAGCCTGCTGCGCGACCTGCTGCCGATTACCGATAACCTGGAACGAGCCGTCGACGCGGCCCGCGGCGGCGGCAACGGCAAGCCAATCGTCGAAGGGGTCGAGATGGTGCTGCGCTCGCTCCTCGACTTCCTGCGCAATCAGGGCGTGGCCCCGCGCGAATCAATCGGCCAGCCTTTCGACCCGCAGTTCCACGAGGCGGTCGATCATGTCGAGAGCACCGACTATCCGCCCAACACCGTGATAAACGAGTTCCATCGCGGCTACCAGGTCGGGGACCGCATGCTGCGCCCGGCGCGCGTGTCGGTAGCCAAGGCACCGTCGCGTGGCGAGCCTCCGCCAAATAGCCGCGAAAACAAGGGCGGCAATGGCGCAAACGAATAA